The Flavobacterium piscisymbiosum genome includes a region encoding these proteins:
- a CDS encoding AhpC/TSA family protein, with the protein MLKKLLVGLWMLLLCAAISVLFWQNEFKYSLPTPVPKNYHEIAMGSKIDLKCCITDSRPIFIHFFNPDCPCSRFNIPHVSGLIKQYGDRINFKIVVLNKQKDFTIEEIQKKFDAKIPVYFDEGIAKSCGVFSTPQAVLLDGSRNLYYRGNYNKTRYCTNADSNYAQMAIDSLLKQTKTPSFDALALRAYGCSLPKCTK; encoded by the coding sequence ATGCTAAAAAAATTACTTGTTGGTTTATGGATGTTATTATTATGTGCTGCTATTTCTGTTTTATTCTGGCAAAACGAATTCAAATACAGTTTGCCTACACCAGTTCCTAAAAACTACCATGAGATAGCCATGGGAAGTAAAATTGATTTAAAATGCTGTATTACCGACAGCAGACCTATCTTTATTCACTTTTTTAATCCGGATTGTCCTTGTTCACGCTTTAATATTCCTCACGTAAGCGGACTTATTAAACAATACGGAGACCGGATCAATTTTAAAATTGTAGTGCTTAATAAACAAAAGGACTTTACGATAGAAGAAATTCAGAAAAAATTTGATGCCAAGATTCCGGTTTATTTTGATGAAGGTATTGCAAAAAGCTGCGGCGTTTTCTCAACACCTCAGGCCGTACTTTTGGATGGTTCCAGAAATTTATATTACCGCGGAAACTACAACAAAACAAGATATTGTACCAATGCAGATAGTAATTATGCGCAAATGGCAATTGATTCTTTATTAAAACAAACCAAGACCCCTTCGTTTGATGCTTTGGCTCTAAGAGCCTATGGATGTTCGCTACCAAAATGCACTAAATAA
- a CDS encoding PAS domain-containing protein, with the protein MDTRFNRPTPSDREVDWNKTKVLLSKTDTKGTILYANENFIDVSGYDEHELIGQPHNVVRHPDMPKVIFKFLWDSIKSSENIHVIIKNMSKTGRYYWVVTDFKIIADGDGEIAGFFGTRKSVPDNVIVKFIEPLYKKLLHIEEVSGLGASEDYLIGFLEERKKTYMEYVDHLIATGKDDKNKISKGLFSGLFEKKTPPKK; encoded by the coding sequence ATGGATACCAGATTTAATCGCCCGACTCCATCAGACAGAGAAGTTGACTGGAATAAAACTAAAGTATTATTAAGTAAAACAGACACAAAAGGAACTATTTTATATGCTAATGAAAATTTTATTGATGTATCAGGATATGACGAACACGAGCTAATTGGTCAGCCTCATAATGTGGTACGTCATCCTGATATGCCAAAAGTAATTTTCAAATTTTTATGGGACAGCATCAAATCCAGCGAAAACATTCATGTTATTATAAAAAACATGTCTAAAACCGGAAGGTATTATTGGGTTGTTACCGATTTTAAAATTATCGCAGATGGCGATGGAGAAATTGCAGGTTTTTTTGGAACCAGAAAATCTGTCCCCGATAACGTCATCGTTAAATTTATAGAACCTTTATATAAAAAACTCCTTCATATCGAAGAAGTAAGCGGTCTTGGCGCATCAGAAGATTATTTAATTGGCTTTCTGGAAGAACGAAAAAAGACTTATATGGAATATGTTGACCATCTTATTGCTACCGGAAAAGATGATAAAAATAAAATAAGCAAAGGACTCTTTAGCGGTTTATTCGAGAAGAAAACGCCTCCTAAAAAGTAG